A genome region from Schlesneria paludicola DSM 18645 includes the following:
- a CDS encoding carboxylesterase family protein has product MHSPSHSAKGLPLRHITALALSLVCCAILADRSTFADEPSAGKQVEQKFAYPANPRHSMGYLLYLPASYRAAEQQKFPLLVFLHGSGERGNRLSLVKRHGPPKIAEEQPDFPFIVVSPQLTLENRFFDPAALAALLDQVEKTYRVDSDRIYVTGLSMGGWATWKLAAYQPERFAAVAPICGWTDTREAVKFKRLPVWAIHGDDDGGVPFMETEQMVDAIRGIGGNVKFTILSNAPHDVWTSTYAMPEFYEWLLRHRKSSLAAKAE; this is encoded by the coding sequence ATGCACTCCCCGTCTCATTCAGCGAAAGGTCTTCCATTGCGTCACATTACGGCCCTGGCGTTGTCACTTGTTTGCTGTGCTATCCTTGCAGATCGATCGACGTTTGCGGACGAACCGTCTGCAGGAAAGCAGGTCGAGCAGAAATTTGCGTATCCCGCGAATCCGCGACACAGCATGGGGTATCTGCTCTATTTGCCAGCAAGCTATCGAGCGGCCGAACAACAAAAGTTTCCGCTGCTGGTGTTCCTACACGGCAGTGGTGAACGAGGCAACCGGTTGTCGTTGGTGAAGCGGCACGGTCCCCCAAAGATCGCCGAAGAACAGCCCGATTTTCCGTTTATTGTGGTTTCGCCTCAGTTGACGCTTGAGAATCGATTCTTTGATCCCGCCGCGCTGGCCGCTCTGTTGGATCAGGTTGAGAAGACGTACCGTGTCGACTCTGATCGGATCTATGTCACAGGCCTGAGCATGGGTGGGTGGGCGACCTGGAAGCTGGCGGCGTATCAACCCGAGCGGTTTGCGGCGGTTGCTCCCATTTGCGGCTGGACAGATACTCGTGAGGCGGTCAAGTTCAAGCGGCTTCCCGTCTGGGCCATTCATGGTGATGATGATGGAGGTGTGCCGTTCATGGAGACTGAGCAGATGGTTGATGCAATTCGCGGCATCGGAGGGAATGTGAAGTTCACCATTCTTTCCAATGCCCCGCACGATGTTTGGACGTCGACCTACGCGATGCCGGAATTCTATGAGTGGCTTCTGCGGCATCGAAAATCGTCGTTGGCCGCGAAAGCTGAGTAG
- the amt gene encoding ammonium transporter produces the protein MPAVPQPVDLVWILICSALVMLMQGGFCLLETGFARAKNSINVAIKNLIDFCVSSLMYWAIGFGLMFGSSYSGLIGTSQFFPGSDAGTGQLSFFLFQLVFCGTATTIISGAVAERIRFSAYLSIALISSTLFYPVLGHWAWGGNLDPSSTGWLQNRGFIDFAGSTVVHSLGGWLALAAAIVLGPRIGRFTGQRTPIHGHDLAQATFGALLLWFGWFGFNGGSTLAVTDNIPRILVNTNLAAAAGGLSALFLAWRLTKRADVGQAINGVLAGLVAMTASCHLAEPIAAILIGSVAGILSLAGSYLLERLQIDDVVGAVPVHAFGGTWGTLVVALVASPSVTGRTWQEQLGVQALGVVTCWLWAFVGGWIVFRLLDFVHPLRVDAASETSGLNVSEHGAHTELIDLLQSMNQHSERSDFGRAVPVEPHTEVGQIASEYNRVLQVVSAEMQARSLAAEALRSAEEKYRSLFENSIEGIFQTSPDGRYLNANPALARIYGYESPDELINAIGDIERQLYLDPTRREEFRQRIIADGVVTGFESQVYRRDGTLIWISEAARGVRNSVGEIERYEGTVVDITERKQMEEWQRQKEAADAANLAKSSFLARMSHEIRTPLNGVIGMTELLLTTELDSRQHQFVKACQTSGRALLTLVNDILDLSKIEAGKLEMDVHDFDLEQLVHETTEMLWLRAHEKGLEFICDFDPQARQIYSGDGNRLGQILINLLNNAVKFTEHGEVILNIVCDRIENEIATLRFIVRDTGIGIPQDRANRLFQPFSQVDSSTTRKYGGTGLGLAICKHLVEMMGGQIGVESRVGAGTMFWFTVNFPVREHCELYSERDRRALEGRRVLIVDDNETNLLIMDEHTRRWGMQSATAATVEDALRLFDEARESDARFDLVISDYDMPERNGSDLALSLGTRGVMPPFIMLGSGLSNESAESLQAMGICQNLTKPVLSTQLYAAIQGVLQQNRLNSSGPRMTMRHTKVSSSPGEHGDIEVLVAEDNAINRLYVTTLLAEFGCKFRTVTNGLEAIQAIREHQFSIVLMDCQMPQLDGFEATRCIRTLESEHRIEGHVPIIALTANAVKGDADRCLAAGMDHYLSKPFEPRSLYDVILKYRRRVAANTEDTAVSSVDQTIPEMESDGTESVKERATMTLKQVEETFGIAPPIDAAVLLERCLGDVEFMQSLLTELCATGPRRVAEIVACATRNDSLETANAAHALKGAAATLGADMIVRLTTEIEDIGRAGSLEGILERIEQLEAEMDRCLKYIPTLTESAQELVTGVLGR, from the coding sequence ATGCCCGCTGTGCCTCAACCTGTTGATCTCGTCTGGATCTTGATTTGTTCAGCGTTGGTGATGCTAATGCAGGGTGGGTTCTGCCTGCTCGAAACAGGTTTCGCGCGTGCCAAGAATAGTATTAATGTCGCGATCAAGAATCTGATCGATTTCTGCGTGTCGAGTTTGATGTATTGGGCGATCGGCTTCGGCCTGATGTTTGGTTCAAGCTATTCGGGACTGATCGGAACATCTCAGTTTTTCCCGGGGTCCGACGCTGGAACAGGTCAGCTCAGTTTCTTTTTGTTCCAACTCGTCTTCTGCGGTACCGCCACGACGATCATTTCCGGGGCCGTTGCTGAGCGCATTCGATTCAGTGCGTATCTGTCGATCGCACTGATCAGTTCGACGTTGTTCTATCCTGTCCTGGGACATTGGGCCTGGGGCGGAAATCTTGATCCCTCAAGTACAGGTTGGCTGCAGAATCGCGGGTTTATCGATTTTGCTGGATCGACCGTCGTTCACTCATTAGGAGGTTGGCTTGCGCTCGCTGCAGCAATTGTGCTCGGCCCGAGGATAGGGAGGTTCACCGGACAAAGGACACCGATTCATGGGCACGATCTGGCACAAGCCACGTTTGGTGCCTTGTTATTGTGGTTCGGCTGGTTTGGGTTCAACGGAGGTAGCACGCTCGCCGTCACGGACAACATTCCTCGCATTCTAGTGAATACAAATCTTGCAGCGGCGGCCGGTGGATTGTCCGCACTCTTTCTTGCCTGGCGTTTGACGAAACGCGCTGACGTGGGGCAGGCAATCAATGGGGTTCTGGCGGGACTGGTTGCAATGACGGCATCGTGCCATTTGGCGGAGCCAATTGCCGCCATCCTGATTGGCTCCGTCGCTGGGATCTTGTCGCTTGCTGGGAGCTATTTGCTCGAACGTCTTCAGATCGATGATGTGGTCGGGGCCGTGCCCGTGCATGCCTTTGGAGGGACTTGGGGCACGCTGGTGGTTGCACTTGTGGCGTCACCGTCGGTCACGGGGCGAACATGGCAGGAACAACTTGGCGTTCAAGCCCTGGGTGTCGTGACCTGCTGGCTTTGGGCTTTTGTCGGTGGTTGGATCGTTTTTCGTTTACTGGATTTCGTCCATCCACTCCGTGTTGATGCCGCGAGTGAGACGAGCGGTTTAAATGTCTCGGAGCATGGTGCTCATACGGAATTGATTGATCTGTTGCAGTCGATGAATCAGCACAGCGAACGCAGTGATTTCGGCAGGGCGGTTCCAGTTGAACCGCATACCGAAGTGGGACAGATTGCCAGCGAATACAATCGTGTCCTGCAGGTTGTGAGTGCCGAGATGCAGGCCAGGTCGCTCGCCGCGGAGGCACTGCGATCGGCCGAAGAGAAGTATCGCAGTCTGTTCGAGAATAGCATCGAAGGAATTTTTCAAACATCTCCAGACGGCCGCTATCTGAATGCGAATCCCGCGTTGGCGCGCATTTATGGATACGAGTCGCCAGACGAGTTGATCAACGCCATCGGTGACATCGAACGGCAACTCTATTTAGATCCAACGCGTCGCGAAGAGTTTCGACAACGGATCATCGCGGATGGAGTTGTCACCGGATTCGAGTCGCAAGTCTACCGTCGCGATGGAACCCTGATCTGGATTTCAGAAGCCGCGCGAGGTGTTCGCAACTCGGTCGGCGAAATCGAACGGTACGAAGGGACGGTGGTCGACATTACCGAGCGCAAGCAGATGGAGGAATGGCAGCGACAGAAGGAGGCGGCCGACGCGGCGAATCTTGCGAAATCGTCGTTCCTCGCTCGGATGAGTCATGAAATCCGAACGCCGCTGAATGGCGTCATTGGCATGACCGAATTGCTGCTGACTACGGAATTGGATAGCCGACAACATCAATTCGTGAAGGCCTGTCAAACCAGTGGTCGCGCCCTTTTGACGTTGGTCAATGACATTCTGGACCTTTCGAAGATCGAAGCCGGCAAGCTTGAAATGGACGTCCATGACTTCGATCTCGAGCAGCTTGTCCACGAAACGACCGAGATGCTCTGGCTGCGGGCTCACGAAAAGGGATTGGAATTCATTTGTGATTTCGATCCTCAGGCCCGTCAGATTTATTCGGGCGATGGCAATCGGTTGGGACAGATTCTGATCAATCTGCTGAATAATGCCGTCAAGTTCACCGAGCATGGCGAAGTGATTTTGAACATCGTCTGCGATCGGATCGAGAACGAGATCGCGACGCTGCGTTTTATCGTCCGTGACACGGGAATTGGGATTCCACAAGATCGGGCGAATCGATTGTTCCAGCCTTTCTCACAGGTCGATTCGTCAACGACTCGAAAGTACGGAGGCACCGGACTGGGATTAGCGATCTGCAAACACCTGGTCGAAATGATGGGTGGCCAGATCGGTGTAGAAAGCCGCGTCGGTGCCGGGACGATGTTCTGGTTTACGGTGAATTTCCCTGTTCGTGAACATTGCGAACTTTATTCGGAGAGAGACCGTCGCGCTCTTGAGGGGCGGCGAGTCCTGATTGTCGATGATAACGAAACGAATCTGCTCATCATGGACGAACATACTCGCCGATGGGGAATGCAGTCCGCGACGGCAGCGACTGTGGAGGACGCACTGCGTCTGTTCGATGAGGCGCGTGAATCGGACGCAAGATTCGATCTTGTCATCAGCGACTATGATATGCCCGAACGCAACGGCAGCGACCTGGCACTATCGCTTGGGACGCGGGGAGTGATGCCGCCATTTATCATGCTGGGATCAGGTTTGTCGAACGAGAGCGCGGAATCGCTGCAAGCAATGGGGATCTGTCAGAACCTGACAAAGCCGGTGCTTTCGACTCAATTGTATGCGGCCATTCAGGGCGTCCTGCAGCAGAATCGTCTGAACTCCAGCGGTCCGCGCATGACGATGCGCCACACCAAAGTGTCGAGTTCGCCGGGCGAGCATGGCGATATTGAAGTCTTGGTGGCAGAAGACAACGCGATCAATCGGCTCTATGTCACAACGCTACTGGCGGAGTTTGGTTGCAAGTTCCGCACGGTTACCAATGGGTTGGAGGCGATTCAAGCGATTCGCGAACACCAGTTCTCGATTGTGCTCATGGACTGCCAGATGCCACAGCTTGACGGATTTGAAGCGACTCGATGCATTCGGACTCTCGAATCGGAACACCGGATCGAGGGACACGTTCCGATTATCGCGCTCACGGCGAACGCCGTCAAAGGAGATGCTGATCGATGTCTTGCCGCGGGAATGGATCACTATCTCAGCAAGCCATTTGAGCCACGATCGTTGTACGACGTCATTCTCAAATATCGCAGACGAGTGGCTGCAAACACCGAAGATACTGCTGTTTCATCTGTCGATCAAACGATTCCCGAGATGGAATCAGACGGGACCGAATCGGTGAAGGAACGCGCGACAATGACTCTGAAGCAGGTCGAAGAGACATTTGGAATAGCACCTCCCATCGATGCGGCCGTGCTTTTGGAACGATGCCTCGGCGATGTCGAATTTATGCAGTCGCTGCTCACTGAACTTTGTGCGACCGGTCCCCGTCGCGTGGCCGAGATCGTTGCCTGTGCCACGCGGAACGACAGTCTCGAGACCGCCAATGCTGCCCATGCTCTAAAAGGCGCCGCGGCAACACTCGGTGCAGACATGATTGTGCGCCTGACGACAGAGATCGAAGACATCGGCCGCGCCGGATCGCTGGAGGGTATTCTGGAACGGATTGAGCAGCTTGAAGCCGAGATGGATCGATGTTTGAAATACATCCCAACGCTGACTGAGTCGGCTCAAGAACTCGTGACGGGTGTTCTTGGTCGGTAA